A genomic stretch from Planctomycetaceae bacterium includes:
- the dnaA gene encoding chromosomal replication initiator protein DnaA → MTQPVGHDDSARAEPAPALLKSIHQPHDVHATPSKLNASAIVPTVNVPSGNTPSGTAEVRAAASAARRNIRTRLAVNASRRRPARDTTDPHTVILHPSSSGLVRTLQHSSPEPGQGDNSVPLLKPASTHSARSAGIGVPSSETAADAIRHIVGDQDFAHWFQRRTRIRVSSDQLLIHVPNPFILNWLLKRFRSQLSAAAQTVLGPSASFLLEVDASLLKADESGASAGSVPSVADRASSENQIPSTSGSDSSGSAVNPFAQARKGQAVSPAGSALRRKFRTFATFINGDSNNLAALAARQVASAPGERFNPLYIYGGTGTGKTHLLEGIYSEVRRSRPHAQVMYLTTESFTNYFTSALSSRTVPSFRQRFRNVDVLLIDNVEFLDNKRATQEEFLHTIVQVTEHGGQVVVSSDRHPRMLTKHREELTTRFMGGLVCRIENPDEETCLSIARSTAMNLTAQFSDDVLQYVARRCRKNIREIQGALNSLDGQYSLNGRRITLATAREVLGELTQECHRLVRISDVERVVCEAFGVSTSDLRSSTRRKAISLPRSIAMFISRRMTKSAYREIGLYFGGRDHSTVVAAERRIAELISSEAAMPLPSSCTGKSVPDVIEELQARLIAMAS, encoded by the coding sequence ATGACGCAGCCCGTTGGTCACGACGACTCTGCACGCGCTGAACCTGCGCCTGCACTTTTAAAATCGATTCATCAGCCTCATGACGTCCATGCAACGCCATCAAAATTAAACGCTTCTGCCATCGTTCCAACGGTCAACGTTCCGTCAGGCAATACTCCATCGGGTACAGCGGAAGTCCGCGCGGCTGCGTCCGCAGCACGGCGAAACATTCGTACTCGGCTTGCCGTCAATGCGTCCCGCCGTCGGCCTGCTCGCGATACGACGGACCCGCACACGGTCATTCTTCATCCGTCTTCTTCAGGACTCGTTCGCACGCTTCAGCATAGCTCACCGGAGCCGGGGCAAGGCGACAATTCGGTCCCATTGTTGAAACCCGCTTCGACTCATTCTGCAAGGTCGGCCGGTATCGGCGTCCCTTCATCGGAGACGGCGGCTGATGCAATCCGTCACATCGTTGGTGATCAGGATTTCGCCCATTGGTTTCAGCGGCGTACCCGAATCAGAGTCTCCTCCGATCAGTTGCTGATTCACGTTCCGAACCCCTTCATTCTGAATTGGCTGTTGAAGCGATTTCGTTCTCAGCTCAGCGCCGCCGCTCAGACCGTTCTGGGGCCATCCGCCTCGTTTTTGCTGGAGGTTGACGCATCGCTGTTAAAGGCCGATGAATCCGGGGCGTCGGCCGGTTCAGTGCCATCCGTCGCTGATCGCGCTTCATCAGAAAACCAGATTCCGTCGACATCCGGGTCAGACAGCAGCGGTTCTGCCGTCAACCCATTTGCTCAGGCACGCAAAGGTCAGGCTGTATCGCCGGCCGGCTCTGCTCTTCGCAGGAAATTTCGTACGTTTGCAACGTTCATCAATGGAGACAGCAATAACCTTGCGGCACTGGCCGCGCGTCAGGTCGCATCAGCTCCGGGTGAACGATTTAATCCGTTATACATTTACGGTGGCACGGGCACGGGCAAGACACATTTGCTGGAGGGAATCTATTCTGAAGTTCGCCGCAGTCGCCCTCATGCTCAGGTCATGTACCTCACCACGGAATCCTTCACGAACTACTTTACATCGGCGCTTTCCAGCCGCACGGTTCCGTCATTCCGGCAGCGATTTCGAAACGTCGATGTGCTCCTGATCGATAACGTCGAGTTTCTCGACAATAAACGGGCAACGCAGGAAGAGTTTCTTCACACAATCGTGCAGGTGACCGAACACGGTGGCCAGGTCGTGGTGTCTTCGGACCGGCATCCACGCATGCTGACGAAACACCGCGAAGAACTGACCACTCGTTTTATGGGAGGATTGGTTTGTCGCATCGAAAATCCGGATGAAGAGACATGTCTGTCAATTGCACGTTCGACTGCGATGAACCTGACGGCGCAGTTCTCTGACGATGTCCTGCAATACGTTGCTCGACGCTGCCGAAAAAATATCCGCGAAATTCAGGGGGCATTGAACAGTCTGGATGGCCAGTACAGTCTCAATGGTCGTCGCATTACACTGGCGACCGCCCGGGAAGTTCTGGGCGAACTGACTCAGGAATGTCACCGGCTTGTTCGCATCAGTGATGTCGAACGTGTCGTCTGCGAAGCCTTTGGGGTTTCCACTTCAGATCTGCGATCATCGACTCGACGAAAAGCCATCAGTCTCCCAAGGTCGATCGCCATGTTTATTTCCCGCCGTATGACGAAGTCTGCGTATCGGGAAATCGGACTTTACTTTGGCGGTCGCGACCACAGTACTGTCGTGGCGGCCGAACGCCGAATTGCTGAATTGATTTCATCTGAAGCTGCGATGCCCCTGCCATCCTCCTGCACAGGCAAGTCTGTGCCGGACGTCATCGAAGAACTACAGGCACGCCTGATAGCGATGGCATCCTGA
- a CDS encoding prolyl oligopeptidase family serine peptidase → MKRTIQTIQFLLVLISTTAVLATFVSCPADGADRLLTENPQLARWFENQVKEIEETKSLFNYETLDEWTAAKPKLRQQLFEMLGLSPLPKRTELNAVTTGVSDSDEFRVERVHFQSMPGLYVTGNLYLPRHADGPLPAILYVCGHGNNKVKDVSYGSKTSYQRHGSWFARNGYVCLIIDTLQLGEIEGIHHGTYRYNRWWWNSRGYTPAGVEAWNCIRSLDYLQSRSEVDGSRIGVTGRSGGGAYSWWISALDERIQCSVPVAGTTTLRDHVVNGCVEGHCDCMYMVNTHRWDYATVAALVAPRPLLLSNTDKDSIFPLEGVIEIHRQVRHIYDLYQKPDHFGLQITEGPHKDTQELHIHAFRWMNRFLRHNDDMIDTLAVNFFEPPQLKVFSSLPSNQKNTRIDEIFVPTAQSPGGEISDRSVNQFQPETANKRIHEIALQCLQSWPDSHEHKYAVDKSGLPLKAVPPGKVTVTRYETESQPLVPIAIDVLQNPTTKLETCQSITVIPGDTKLWNDWQSYFQADAKTAGNTGNSIDALIQQVTPDHAVAFVWTRGYGPNQWKGDDRKQIQIKRRFQLIGTTVDTMRIWDVCSAIRMLRMNNEAIAIKLQSTSSNSNVCLLACLFEPVKMLSLVKRDNDSTSDTAILNLDRTITTEELVALALTQCDIQVDAMEPEFEFAAKVSESSHWPGHKLTAR, encoded by the coding sequence ATGAAACGAACGATCCAGACAATTCAGTTTCTGCTTGTTCTGATCAGTACGACGGCAGTGCTTGCAACCTTCGTTTCCTGCCCTGCGGATGGAGCAGATCGGTTGCTGACAGAAAATCCACAGCTCGCACGCTGGTTCGAGAACCAGGTTAAAGAAATTGAAGAGACCAAATCCCTGTTCAATTATGAAACTCTGGATGAGTGGACAGCTGCAAAACCAAAGCTTCGGCAGCAGCTGTTTGAAATGCTGGGGCTTTCACCGCTTCCCAAACGAACTGAACTGAATGCGGTGACGACAGGTGTCAGTGATTCTGATGAATTTCGAGTTGAACGCGTGCATTTTCAATCGATGCCCGGACTTTATGTGACCGGCAATCTGTATCTTCCCAGGCATGCCGACGGCCCCTTACCCGCGATTCTTTACGTTTGTGGTCACGGAAATAACAAAGTGAAGGATGTCAGCTACGGCAGCAAGACTTCGTATCAGAGACACGGCAGCTGGTTTGCTCGCAATGGATATGTCTGCCTGATTATCGATACACTGCAGCTGGGAGAAATCGAGGGTATTCACCACGGCACGTACCGCTACAACCGCTGGTGGTGGAATTCCCGAGGTTACACGCCTGCAGGCGTGGAAGCGTGGAACTGTATTCGGTCACTGGATTACCTCCAGAGTCGCTCCGAAGTCGATGGAAGCCGAATTGGTGTCACGGGCAGATCCGGCGGAGGAGCGTATAGCTGGTGGATCTCGGCTCTGGACGAACGTATTCAGTGTTCTGTCCCTGTTGCGGGCACAACGACGTTAAGAGATCATGTTGTCAACGGATGTGTCGAAGGTCATTGCGACTGCATGTACATGGTCAACACCCATCGCTGGGACTATGCCACCGTCGCAGCGCTGGTTGCACCGCGGCCACTGCTGCTGTCCAACACCGATAAGGATTCGATCTTTCCGCTCGAAGGCGTCATCGAAATCCATCGTCAGGTTCGTCACATTTATGACCTGTATCAGAAACCAGATCATTTTGGTCTGCAGATCACCGAAGGCCCTCACAAAGATACACAGGAACTTCATATTCATGCATTTCGCTGGATGAACCGCTTTCTGCGCCATAACGATGACATGATTGATACGCTGGCCGTGAACTTCTTCGAACCTCCGCAACTGAAGGTATTTAGTTCGCTTCCCTCAAATCAAAAGAACACGCGAATTGACGAGATATTCGTTCCGACGGCTCAGAGTCCCGGGGGAGAAATCTCTGATCGCTCCGTGAACCAGTTTCAGCCGGAAACAGCAAATAAACGCATCCACGAGATCGCCCTCCAATGCTTGCAGTCGTGGCCAGACTCGCATGAACACAAATATGCTGTCGACAAATCCGGCTTGCCCCTTAAAGCGGTTCCGCCGGGCAAGGTAACTGTCACGCGATACGAAACGGAATCACAGCCACTCGTCCCCATCGCCATCGACGTTCTGCAGAATCCGACGACGAAGCTGGAAACGTGTCAATCCATTACTGTCATCCCCGGTGATACGAAGCTTTGGAACGATTGGCAGAGTTATTTTCAGGCCGATGCGAAAACGGCTGGAAACACCGGGAATTCCATCGATGCTTTGATTCAGCAGGTCACACCAGATCATGCCGTCGCCTTCGTCTGGACGCGGGGGTACGGCCCAAATCAGTGGAAAGGTGACGATCGCAAGCAGATTCAGATCAAACGTCGATTTCAACTGATTGGTACGACCGTCGACACCATGCGCATCTGGGATGTTTGTTCCGCCATCCGAATGTTGCGGATGAACAACGAGGCGATCGCGATCAAACTGCAATCAACATCATCGAATTCCAACGTATGTTTGCTGGCTTGTTTGTTCGAGCCCGTGAAGATGTTGTCTCTTGTGAAACGAGACAATGATTCAACATCAGATACCGCCATACTGAATCTGGACAGAACAATCACAACGGAAGAACTTGTCGCGCTGGCATTAACGCAATGCGATATCCAGGTTGATGCGATGGAACCAGAGTTTGAATTTGCCGCAAAGGTTTCAGAATCAAGCCACTGGCCCGGCCACAAATTGACGGCACGTTGA
- a CDS encoding protein-L-isoaspartate(D-aspartate) O-methyltransferase: protein MFRIPLHRPLLRPEAHPGTGVVRVLLLMVIAGAATTSTVIRADDRFEDQRNRMVDIAIEAEGISNPSVLKAMRTVPRHEFVLSAQKRQAYNDTALPIGHQQTISPPYVVAYMTETLDPQPNDRVLEIGTGSGYQAAVLAEIVKEVYSIEIVSPLAKSASRRLQDLGYENVHVLDGDGYKGWPEHAPFDRIIVTCSPEKVPQPLVEQLKEGGRMIIPVGERYQQAFYLLKKENGELQQERLISTLFVPMTGESESQRRVQPEPTRPEIINGTFEQDENDDGRVDGWHYQRHTEICMDEPMEGSRCLRFRNTEPGELAQALQGTAIDGRTIGSIQLQYWVRFEGLLNGAAPYERASINVHFYDHIRKEVGSATVGKWRGSLNWQLARSNFAVPKNAREMIIRIGLNGATGTLDFDDMKLIPIRR, encoded by the coding sequence ATGTTTCGTATTCCATTGCATCGACCTCTGCTTCGTCCGGAAGCACATCCGGGAACCGGAGTGGTGCGAGTCCTCCTGCTGATGGTCATTGCAGGGGCTGCAACAACTTCGACGGTGATTCGGGCCGACGATCGTTTTGAAGATCAGCGGAATCGAATGGTCGATATCGCCATCGAGGCCGAGGGAATCTCGAATCCATCCGTACTGAAGGCCATGCGGACGGTGCCACGTCACGAATTTGTGCTCAGCGCGCAGAAGCGACAAGCCTACAACGACACCGCATTACCAATCGGTCATCAGCAGACGATATCGCCGCCCTATGTCGTAGCCTACATGACTGAAACGCTGGACCCCCAGCCCAATGACAGGGTTCTGGAAATCGGAACCGGCAGCGGCTACCAGGCAGCAGTACTGGCAGAGATCGTCAAAGAGGTCTATTCGATTGAGATTGTCTCTCCGCTGGCAAAGTCAGCATCCCGCCGACTTCAGGATCTGGGCTACGAGAATGTCCATGTTCTGGACGGAGATGGTTACAAAGGATGGCCCGAACACGCCCCCTTCGATCGAATCATTGTGACCTGTTCTCCCGAAAAGGTGCCTCAGCCGCTTGTGGAGCAACTGAAGGAGGGAGGTCGAATGATCATTCCTGTCGGGGAACGCTACCAGCAGGCGTTCTATCTCCTGAAGAAGGAGAATGGTGAGCTTCAACAGGAACGGCTGATCTCTACATTGTTCGTACCAATGACTGGCGAATCCGAAAGCCAGCGACGCGTTCAGCCCGAACCAACCCGGCCAGAGATTATTAACGGAACGTTCGAACAGGATGAAAACGATGACGGCCGCGTCGATGGCTGGCACTACCAGCGACATACGGAAATCTGCATGGACGAACCGATGGAGGGATCCCGATGCCTTCGATTCAGAAACACAGAACCCGGCGAACTGGCGCAGGCTCTGCAGGGCACCGCAATTGATGGTCGAACAATCGGAAGCATTCAACTGCAGTACTGGGTTCGTTTTGAAGGGCTTCTCAACGGTGCAGCTCCGTACGAACGGGCTTCGATCAACGTGCACTTTTACGATCACATTCGGAAAGAAGTTGGCTCCGCCACTGTCGGAAAATGGAGGGGCAGTCTGAACTGGCAACTTGCCCGTTCGAATTTCGCCGTTCCAAAAAACGCGAGAGAAATGATCATTCGCATCGGCCTGAATGGTGCAACCGGAACCCTTGATTTCGACGACATGAAACTCATCCCGATCCGCCGCTGA
- a CDS encoding site-2 protease family protein, with translation MFGMAGETEFDVRFQIFGIPVRIHPVFWLSSAWLVWGPANRRPELIFIGVLCVLISVLVHELGHALMARRFGYPSEIVLYFLGGYATSTHFSTWRRVKVSAAGPGAGLVLFAVTWAITYFSPDLFFQSPGFEFAMYIMLFANLVWNIMNLVPCLPLDGGNIMAALLYHYRIRSPETVVRQVCIASSGFVALWGTYCFQQNSQGLPANVIPLPSWMVPGINVDAIQPDPKFLIIMFGLLCAHHVSEYNNIRRY, from the coding sequence ATGTTTGGAATGGCTGGGGAAACGGAATTCGATGTCCGCTTCCAGATCTTCGGAATCCCCGTACGAATACACCCTGTTTTCTGGCTGTCATCGGCCTGGCTGGTGTGGGGGCCGGCAAATCGCAGGCCCGAGCTCATCTTTATTGGTGTGCTTTGTGTGCTGATTTCGGTCCTGGTGCATGAACTCGGCCACGCACTGATGGCACGACGCTTCGGCTATCCATCCGAAATCGTACTCTATTTTCTTGGTGGCTATGCCACTTCAACCCACTTCTCGACCTGGCGCCGCGTGAAGGTGTCGGCGGCCGGCCCCGGGGCTGGGTTGGTACTCTTTGCTGTGACGTGGGCCATCACATACTTTTCACCAGACTTGTTTTTCCAGAGTCCCGGATTTGAGTTCGCCATGTACATCATGCTCTTCGCGAACCTCGTCTGGAACATCATGAATCTTGTGCCGTGTCTTCCACTGGATGGAGGAAACATCATGGCAGCGCTTCTTTACCACTATCGAATTCGCTCACCGGAAACCGTCGTTCGTCAGGTTTGCATTGCCTCATCGGGTTTCGTGGCATTGTGGGGGACGTATTGTTTTCAGCAGAATTCACAGGGGCTGCCGGCAAATGTGATTCCCCTGCCGTCATGGATGGTGCCGGGGATTAACGTCGACGCCATTCAGCCCGATCCCAAGTTCCTGATCATCATGTTCGGCCTGTTGTGCGCACACCATGTCAGCGAATACAACAACATCCGGCGGTATTGA